One segment of Platichthys flesus chromosome 15, fPlaFle2.1, whole genome shotgun sequence DNA contains the following:
- the mogat3b gene encoding 2-acylglycerol O-acyltransferase 3b, translating to MAEVKSLWKVFIEYISTLKFVMTFLFLGVACYILFVYLMFTSLWPLSTLYFIWLVMDWHTPERGGRRTTFVRKWKVWEHVRDFFPIKLVKTAELNPNRNYILGYHPHGIMGAGAFTCFGTDSCGILEAFPGIRPSLAVLAGLFRIPFFRDYIMSAGLYPVSKQSLGHLLTKSGKGNAVVIVIGGAAESLASTPGTNTVLVKQRKGFVRVALEFGADLVPVYAFGENELFKQVIFPEQSLRRRIQDLFKSIMGFAPCLFAGEHFVFLPYRIPVITVVGSPIPVPKRVAPTEEEVDHYHRIYIEALSKLFHEHKVSCGLPESQKLRII from the exons ATGGCCGAAGTAAAAAGTCTGTGGAAGGTGTTTATAGAGTATATAAGTACTCTGAAGTTCGTAATGACCTTTCTTTTCTTAG GAGTGGCTTGTTATATCTTGTTCGTGTATCTCATGTTTACCTCGCTGTGGCCACTCTCCACTCTGTACTTCATATGGCTGGTGATGGACTGGCACACTCCTGAAAGAG GGGGCAGGCGGACAACATTTGTGAGGAAGTGGAAAGTGTGGGAGCATGTCAGAGACTTTTTCCCCATCAAA TTGGTGAAGACAGCAGAGTTGAATCCGAACAGAAACTATATCTTGGGCTACCATCCACATGGCATCATGGGCGCTGGAGCGTTCACCTGCTTCGGCACAGATAGCTGCGGAATCTTGGAGGCGTTTCCAGGGATTCGACCAAGCCTAGCTGTACTGGCCGGGCTCTTCAGGATACCATTCTTTAGGGATTACATAATGAGCGCAG GCCTTTATCCAGTCAGCAAACAGAGCCTTGGTCACCTTCTTACAAAGAGTGGCAAGGGAAATGCAGTGGTGATTGTGATAGGGGGCGCTGCTGAGTCCCTGGCCTCCACTCCTGGAACTAACACTGTGTTAGTGAAGCAGAGAAAGGGATTTGTCAGGGTGGCCCTGGAGTTTGG GGCGGACCTGGTGCCTGTTTACGCCTTTGGGGAGAATGAACTCTTCAAGCAGGTGATTTTCCCAGAGCAAAGTCTAAGACGCAGGATACAGGACCTGTTTAAAAGCATTATGGGTTTTGCCCCATGTCTATTTGCCGGTGAGCACTTTGTGTTCCTGCCTTACAGGATTCCCGTCATCACTGTGG TGGGAAGCCCCATTCCAGTCCCAAAGCGGGTCGCCCCTACCGAGGAGGAAGTCGACCACTATCACAGAATTTACATCGAGGCCCTTAGCAAGTTATTCCACGAACACAAGGTCAGCTGTGGCCTCCCTGAGAGTCAAAAGCTGCGGATCATTTAG